A section of the Flavobacteriales bacterium genome encodes:
- a CDS encoding carboxypeptidase-like regulatory domain-containing protein has protein sequence MRNLVFIVIILMQVSLGYAQDRRLLGGIIKNTITAGPVVSVHVLNLTDSLATISSENGAFKIPVNLGDSLVFTCIGYHSKALIITEKEMTADYIEVKMAQREYQLGEVEVNPYGSKDQFRQRFMELEVDDGTIDIVGIQKPSKAPREIPITEDKNEIKKAKYIMNPASFIYGNFSKDAKARQELHRLEAEKGKHRYNDKKFNEEVVGRITRYEGERLLEFMDYCNFSEDQVYRYSDYELTVAIMNKQRAFENLGHSSSK, from the coding sequence TCGTATTCATCGTCATCATCCTAATGCAGGTTAGCCTTGGGTATGCACAAGATCGGAGACTCCTTGGTGGCATTATCAAAAACACCATTACTGCCGGGCCGGTTGTTTCTGTTCACGTCCTGAACCTTACCGATTCATTGGCCACGATCAGTTCGGAGAATGGAGCTTTTAAGATTCCCGTGAATCTTGGCGATAGCTTGGTTTTCACCTGCATCGGTTATCATTCCAAAGCGCTGATCATAACCGAAAAGGAAATGACTGCGGATTACATTGAGGTTAAAATGGCGCAGCGTGAGTATCAATTGGGCGAGGTTGAGGTGAATCCTTATGGTTCCAAAGACCAGTTCAGACAACGTTTTATGGAATTGGAAGTGGACGATGGAACCATCGATATCGTAGGTATTCAAAAACCAAGCAAGGCACCACGGGAGATACCCATTACGGAAGACAAGAACGAGATCAAGAAGGCAAAGTACATTATGAATCCAGCCTCATTCATCTATGGTAATTTCAGTAAAGACGCCAAGGCACGACAGGAATTACATAGGCTTGAAGCTGAAAAAGGCAAGCATCGATACAACGATAAGAAATTCAACGAAGAGGTTGTTGGTCGAATAACCCGTTACGAAGGAGAACGGCTTTTGGAATTCATGGACTACTGCAATTTTTCTGAAGATCAGGTCTACAGATATTCTGATTATGAACTAACCGTAGCTATCATGAATAAGCAGCGGGCGTTCGAGAACCTAGGTCACAGTTCATCTAAGTAA